A DNA window from Pseudomonas sp. B21-056 contains the following coding sequences:
- a CDS encoding transporter substrate-binding domain-containing protein has translation MIQRCSALLTALFASLMLCQLPAHADGLEDVVKRGTLKVAVPQDFPPFGSVGPDMKPRGLDIDTAKLLADQLKVKLELTPVNSTNRIPFLTTGKVDLVISSLGKNPEREKVIDFSSAYAPFYLAVFGPPEAAINGLDDLKGKTISVTRGAIEDIELTKVAPEGTTIKRFEDNNSTIAAYLAGQVDLIASGNVVMVAISERNPKRVPALKVKLKDSPVYVGVNKNEPALLDKVNQILATAKTDGSLEKNAQAWLKQPLPADL, from the coding sequence ATGATCCAGCGTTGCAGCGCCTTGCTCACCGCCCTGTTTGCCAGCCTGATGCTCTGCCAGTTGCCCGCCCACGCCGACGGCCTCGAAGACGTGGTCAAGCGCGGCACCCTCAAAGTCGCGGTGCCCCAGGACTTCCCGCCATTCGGCTCGGTCGGCCCGGACATGAAGCCCCGTGGCCTGGACATCGATACCGCGAAGCTGCTGGCCGACCAGCTCAAGGTCAAACTTGAACTGACCCCGGTCAACAGCACCAACCGCATTCCGTTCCTGACCACCGGCAAGGTCGACCTGGTGATTTCCAGCCTGGGCAAGAACCCGGAGCGCGAGAAGGTCATTGATTTTTCCAGTGCCTACGCACCGTTCTACCTCGCCGTGTTCGGCCCGCCCGAGGCCGCCATTAATGGCCTGGACGATCTCAAGGGCAAGACCATCAGCGTCACCCGGGGTGCCATCGAAGACATCGAGTTGACCAAGGTCGCGCCGGAAGGCACCACCATCAAGCGCTTCGAAGACAACAACTCGACCATCGCCGCCTACCTCGCCGGTCAGGTGGACCTGATCGCCAGCGGCAACGTGGTGATGGTCGCCATCAGTGAGCGCAACCCCAAGCGCGTCCCGGCGCTGAAAGTGAAACTCAAGGACTCGCCGGTGTATGTCGGCGTGAACAAGAACGAGCCCGCACTGCTGGACAAGGTCAACCAGATCCTTGCCACGGCCAAGACCGATGGCAGCCTGGAGAAGAACGCCCAGGCCTGGCTCAAGCAGCCGCTGCCGGCCGACCTTTGA
- a CDS encoding amino acid ABC transporter permease, producing MAYQFDFLPVMQNTELLLRGALFTLELTAIGALLGVGLGIVGAVVRAWNIRPFAAMFGVYVELIRNTPFLVQLFFIFFGLPSLGVQISEWQAAVLAMVINLGAYSTEIIRAGIQAVPHGQLEAAAALAMSRFETFRHVVLLPALGKVWPALSSQIIIVMLGSAVCSQIATEELSFAANFIQSRNFRAFETYALTTLIYLCMALLIRQLLNWVGRRCLYKSSARSER from the coding sequence ATGGCTTATCAGTTCGATTTTCTGCCGGTGATGCAAAACACCGAGCTGCTGTTGCGCGGTGCGCTGTTCACCCTGGAACTGACGGCCATCGGCGCCTTGCTCGGGGTCGGCCTCGGCATCGTCGGCGCCGTGGTGCGGGCGTGGAATATCCGCCCGTTCGCGGCGATGTTCGGGGTGTACGTGGAACTGATCCGCAACACGCCGTTCCTGGTGCAGCTGTTTTTCATCTTCTTCGGCCTGCCGTCTTTGGGCGTGCAGATTTCCGAATGGCAGGCGGCGGTACTGGCGATGGTGATCAACCTCGGCGCCTACTCCACCGAAATCATTCGCGCCGGCATCCAGGCGGTCCCCCACGGACAACTGGAAGCCGCCGCGGCCCTGGCGATGAGCCGTTTCGAAACCTTTCGCCACGTGGTGCTGCTGCCGGCGCTGGGCAAGGTCTGGCCGGCCCTGAGCAGCCAGATCATCATCGTGATGCTCGGTTCGGCGGTCTGTTCGCAGATTGCCACCGAAGAATTGAGCTTCGCCGCCAACTTCATTCAGTCGCGCAACTTCCGCGCCTTTGAAACCTATGCACTGACCACGCTGATCTACTTGTGCATGGCGCTGTTGATCCGCCAGTTATTGAACTGGGTGGGCCGTCGCTGCCTGTACAAAAGCAGCGCCAGGAGCGAACGATGA
- a CDS encoding amino acid ABC transporter permease: protein MSDFTFWDVVRNLLTGLQWTLALSLVAFIGGGVIGLLVMVMRIAKDTLPRHVARTYIELFQGTPLLMQLFLVFFGVALAGVEISPWMAAAIALTLFTSAYLAEIWRGCVEAIPNGQWEASSSLALNRLEQLRYVILPQALRIAVAPTVGFSVQVVKGTAVTSIIGFTELTKTGGMLANATFEPFMVYGLVALGYFLLCYPLSLSARYLERRLHASA from the coding sequence ATGAGCGACTTCACTTTCTGGGACGTGGTGCGCAACCTGCTCACGGGCCTGCAATGGACCCTGGCGCTGTCGCTGGTGGCGTTTATCGGTGGTGGCGTGATCGGTTTGCTGGTCATGGTGATGCGCATCGCCAAGGACACCCTGCCCCGCCATGTCGCCCGCACCTACATCGAGTTGTTCCAGGGCACGCCGCTGTTGATGCAACTGTTCCTGGTGTTCTTTGGCGTGGCCCTGGCCGGGGTGGAGATTTCGCCGTGGATGGCGGCGGCCATTGCCCTGACGCTGTTTACCAGCGCCTACCTGGCGGAGATCTGGCGCGGTTGCGTCGAAGCGATCCCCAATGGCCAGTGGGAAGCGTCCTCGAGCCTGGCGCTGAACCGCCTGGAGCAGTTGCGCTATGTGATCCTGCCCCAGGCCCTGCGCATCGCCGTGGCGCCGACCGTGGGCTTCTCGGTGCAAGTGGTCAAGGGTACCGCCGTCACCTCGATCATCGGCTTCACCGAACTGACCAAGACCGGCGGCATGCTCGCCAACGCCACGTTCGAACCCTTCATGGTCTATGGCCTGGTTGCCCTCGGCTATTTCCTCCTCTGCTACCCCCTGTCCCTCAGCGCGCGCTACCTGGAAAGGAGACTGCATGCCTCTGCTTAA
- a CDS encoding amino acid ABC transporter ATP-binding protein, producing the protein MPLLKISALHKYYGEHHVLKGIDLTVEEGQVVAIIGRSGSGKSTLLRTLNGLESINDGVIEVDGEYLDAARADLRSLRQKVGMVFQQFNLFPHLTVGENVMLAPQVVQKTSKAKATELAREMLERVGLGEKFDAFPDRLSGGQQQRVAIARALAMSPKVLLCDEITSALDPELVNEVLGVVRQLAKEGMTLIMVTHEMRFAREVGDKLVFMHQGKVHEVGDPKVLFAEPQTVELANFIGMVEPV; encoded by the coding sequence ATGCCTCTGCTTAAAATTTCCGCCCTGCATAAATACTACGGTGAGCATCACGTGCTCAAAGGCATCGACCTGACCGTCGAGGAAGGCCAGGTGGTGGCGATCATCGGCCGCAGCGGCTCGGGAAAATCCACCTTGCTGCGCACCCTCAACGGCCTGGAGTCGATCAACGATGGCGTGATCGAAGTGGACGGCGAGTACCTCGACGCTGCTCGCGCCGATCTGCGCAGCCTGCGGCAGAAAGTCGGGATGGTGTTCCAGCAGTTCAACCTGTTTCCACACCTGACCGTCGGCGAAAACGTGATGCTCGCGCCACAGGTTGTACAAAAAACATCCAAGGCCAAGGCGACAGAACTGGCGCGGGAGATGCTGGAGCGGGTCGGGCTTGGTGAAAAATTCGACGCCTTCCCGGACCGCTTGTCCGGCGGCCAGCAGCAACGGGTGGCGATTGCCCGGGCCCTGGCGATGTCGCCCAAGGTCTTGCTCTGCGATGAAATCACCTCGGCCCTGGACCCCGAGCTGGTCAATGAAGTGCTCGGTGTGGTGCGGCAACTGGCCAAGGAAGGCATGACGCTGATCATGGTCACCCACGAGATGCGCTTCGCCCGTGAGGTGGGGGACAAACTGGTGTTCATGCACCAGGGCAAGGTGCATGAGGTGGGGGATCCGAAGGTACTGTTTGCCGAGCCGCAGACGGTGGAGCTGGCGAACTTTATCGGGATGGTCGAGCCCGTCTGA
- the ppx gene encoding exopolyphosphatase — MPPSQAKNLSLIAAIDLGSNSFHMVVAKAQNGEIRILERLGEKVQLAAGIDEERQLSEESIQRGLDCLKRFAQLINGMPLGAVRIVGTNALREARNRGEFIRRAEEILGHPVEVISGREEARLIYLGVSHTLADTPGKRLVADIGGGSTEFIIGQRFEPLLRESLQMGCVSYTQRYFRDGKITPARYAQAYTAARLEIMSIEHALHRLTWDEAIGSSGTIRAIGLALKAGGHGNGEVNAEGLAWLKRKVFKLGESDKIDFEGIKPDRRAIFPAGLAILEAIFDALELQRMDHCEGALREGVLYDLLGRHHHEDVRERTLGSLMERYHVDQEQVVRVERKALHAFDQVADDWDLTDGVWRELLGWAAKVHEVGLDIAHYHYHKHGAYLIEHSDLAGFSREDQQMLALLVRGHRRNIPKDKFAEFGDEGIKLIRLCVLLRFAILFHHIRGTQEMPQVALRADGDQLDVMFPENWLEENQLTQADFAQEAEWLTRVGIVLNIH; from the coding sequence ATGCCGCCATCCCAAGCCAAGAATCTGTCCCTGATTGCCGCCATTGACCTGGGCTCCAACAGCTTTCACATGGTTGTCGCCAAGGCCCAGAACGGGGAAATCCGCATTCTTGAGCGACTCGGCGAAAAGGTCCAACTGGCCGCCGGCATCGATGAAGAACGCCAACTGAGCGAGGAGTCCATCCAGCGTGGGCTCGATTGCCTCAAGCGCTTCGCCCAACTGATCAACGGCATGCCCCTGGGTGCGGTGCGGATCGTCGGCACCAACGCCTTGCGCGAGGCGCGCAACCGCGGCGAATTCATCCGCCGCGCCGAAGAGATCCTCGGCCATCCGGTGGAAGTCATCTCCGGCCGTGAAGAAGCCCGCCTGATCTACCTCGGTGTCTCCCACACCCTGGCCGACACCCCCGGCAAGCGGCTGGTGGCGGACATCGGCGGCGGCAGTACCGAATTCATCATCGGCCAGCGCTTCGAGCCGCTGTTGCGCGAAAGCCTGCAGATGGGTTGCGTCAGCTACACCCAGCGCTATTTCCGCGACGGCAAGATCACCCCGGCCCGCTACGCCCAGGCCTACACCGCGGCGCGGCTGGAAATCATGAGCATCGAGCACGCCCTGCACCGCCTGACCTGGGATGAAGCCATCGGCTCCTCAGGCACCATCCGCGCCATCGGCCTGGCCCTCAAGGCCGGCGGCCATGGCAATGGCGAGGTCAACGCCGAGGGCCTAGCCTGGCTCAAGCGCAAGGTGTTCAAGCTCGGCGAATCGGACAAGATCGATTTCGAAGGCATCAAACCCGACCGTCGGGCGATTTTCCCGGCGGGCCTGGCGATTCTCGAAGCCATTTTCGACGCCCTCGAACTGCAACGCATGGACCACTGCGAAGGCGCCCTGCGCGAAGGTGTGCTGTATGACCTGCTGGGGCGTCATCACCACGAAGACGTCCGCGAACGCACCCTGGGCTCGCTCATGGAGCGCTATCACGTCGATCAGGAACAGGTCGTGCGGGTCGAGCGCAAGGCGCTGCATGCCTTCGACCAGGTGGCCGACGACTGGGACCTCACCGACGGGGTCTGGCGCGAATTGCTGGGTTGGGCTGCCAAGGTGCATGAAGTCGGCCTGGACATCGCCCACTACCACTACCACAAGCACGGCGCCTACCTGATCGAGCACTCGGACCTGGCGGGTTTCTCCCGGGAAGACCAGCAGATGCTCGCGCTGTTGGTACGCGGCCACCGACGCAACATTCCCAAGGATAAGTTTGCCGAATTCGGTGATGAAGGCATCAAGCTGATTCGCCTGTGCGTGCTGCTACGGTTCGCGATCCTGTTCCACCACATCCGCGGCACCCAGGAAATGCCCCAGGTGGCCCTGCGCGCCGACGGCGATCAATTGGATGTGATGTTCCCGGAGAACTGGCTGGAAGAGAACCAACTGACCCAGGCCGATTTCGCCCAGGAAGCGGAATGGCTGACCCGGGTCGGGATTGTGTTGAATATCCACTGA
- the ppk1 gene encoding polyphosphate kinase 1 — protein sequence MNTEGLSEVAVKDAQPVVEQIAETPPELEPAPPVVAAEPAPAPVIAITNLDDSSLYIHRELSQLQFNIRVLEQALDESYPLLERLKFLLIFSSNLDEFFEIRVAGLKKQITFAREQAGADGLQPHQALARISELVHGHVDRQYAILNDILLPELEKHQVRFIRRRYWTTKLKTWVRRYFRDEIAPIITPIGLDPTHPFPLLVNKSLNFIVELEGIDAFGRDSGLAIIPAPRLLPRIIRVPEDVGGPGDNYVFLSSMIHAHADDLFQGMKVKGCYQFRLTRNADLSVDTEDVEDLARALRGELFSRRYGDAVRLEVADTCPKHLSDYLLKQFNLHETELYQVNGPVNLTRLFSITGLDSHPELQYSPFTPQIPKLLQNSENIFNVISKQDILLLHPFESFTPVVDLLRQAAKDPHVLAVRQTLYRSGANSEIVDALVDAARNGKEVTAVIELRARFDEESNLQLASRLQAAGAVVIYGVVGFKTHAKMMLILRREAGEIVRYAHLGTGNYHAANARLYTDYSLLTSDDALCEDVGKLFSQLIGMGKTLRMKKLLHAPFTLKKGMLDMITRETQFALDGKPAHIIAKFNSLTDPKIIRALYKASQSGVRIDLVVRGMCCLRPGIPGVSHNIHVRSIIGRFLEHTRVFYFLNGGEEQMFLSSADWMERNLDKRVETCFPVEGKKLILRVKKELESYLTDNTHSWSLQSDGRYIRNTPTGNQNPRSAQATLLDRLSSPVLAV from the coding sequence ATGAATACCGAAGGACTCTCTGAAGTTGCTGTAAAAGACGCTCAACCCGTGGTCGAGCAAATCGCAGAAACGCCACCGGAGCTGGAGCCTGCTCCCCCGGTGGTGGCCGCCGAGCCTGCCCCGGCACCGGTGATTGCGATCACCAACCTGGATGACAGCAGCCTGTACATCCATCGCGAGCTGTCGCAACTGCAGTTCAACATCCGCGTGCTGGAGCAGGCGCTGGACGAGTCCTATCCACTGTTGGAGCGGTTGAAGTTCCTGCTGATCTTCTCCAGCAACCTGGATGAATTCTTCGAAATCCGCGTCGCCGGCCTGAAGAAGCAGATCACCTTCGCCCGTGAACAGGCCGGTGCCGATGGCCTGCAACCCCATCAGGCCCTGGCGCGCATCAGCGAGCTGGTCCACGGTCATGTCGACCGCCAGTACGCGATCCTCAACGACATCCTGTTGCCGGAGCTGGAAAAGCATCAGGTCCGCTTCATCCGTCGCCGCTACTGGACCACCAAGCTCAAAACCTGGGTACGCCGCTATTTCCGCGACGAGATCGCACCGATCATCACGCCGATCGGCCTCGACCCGACGCACCCATTCCCGCTGCTGGTCAACAAGAGTCTGAACTTCATAGTCGAGCTGGAAGGCATCGATGCTTTCGGCCGCGATTCCGGCCTGGCGATCATCCCAGCGCCACGCCTGCTGCCGCGGATCATCCGCGTGCCGGAAGACGTCGGCGGCCCGGGCGACAACTATGTGTTCCTGTCGTCGATGATCCACGCCCACGCCGATGACCTGTTCCAGGGCATGAAGGTGAAGGGCTGCTACCAGTTCCGCCTGACGCGCAACGCCGACCTGTCGGTGGACACCGAGGACGTCGAAGACCTGGCCCGCGCCCTGCGCGGCGAGCTGTTCTCCCGTCGCTACGGTGATGCGGTGCGCCTGGAAGTGGCCGACACCTGCCCGAAACACCTGTCCGACTACCTGCTCAAGCAGTTCAACCTGCACGAGACCGAGCTGTATCAGGTCAACGGCCCGGTCAACCTGACCCGGTTGTTCAGCATCACCGGCCTGGACAGTCATCCGGAGCTGCAATATTCGCCGTTCACGCCGCAGATCCCGAAACTGCTCCAGAACAGCGAGAACATTTTCAACGTGATCAGCAAGCAGGACATTCTGCTGCTGCACCCGTTCGAGTCGTTCACGCCGGTGGTCGACCTGCTGCGCCAGGCCGCCAAGGACCCGCACGTCCTGGCGGTGCGCCAGACCCTGTACCGCAGCGGCGCCAACTCGGAGATCGTCGACGCCCTGGTGGATGCGGCGCGAAACGGCAAGGAAGTCACGGCGGTAATCGAATTGCGCGCGCGCTTCGATGAAGAATCCAACCTGCAACTGGCAAGCCGTCTGCAAGCGGCCGGTGCGGTGGTGATCTATGGTGTGGTCGGTTTCAAGACCCACGCCAAGATGATGCTCATCCTGCGGCGCGAGGCCGGCGAGATCGTGCGTTACGCGCACCTGGGCACGGGCAACTACCACGCTGCCAACGCCCGCCTGTACACCGACTACAGCCTGCTGACCTCCGACGATGCCTTGTGCGAAGACGTCGGCAAGCTGTTCAGCCAGTTGATCGGCATGGGCAAGACGCTGCGCATGAAGAAGCTGCTGCATGCGCCGTTCACCCTGAAAAAGGGCATGCTCGACATGATTACCCGGGAAACCCAGTTCGCCCTGGACGGTAAACCGGCGCACATCATTGCCAAGTTCAACTCGCTGACCGATCCGAAGATCATCCGTGCGCTGTACAAGGCCAGCCAGTCCGGCGTGCGCATCGACCTGGTGGTGCGGGGCATGTGCTGCCTGCGGCCAGGTATCCCGGGGGTATCCCATAACATCCACGTGCGTTCGATCATCGGACGCTTCCTGGAGCACACGCGGGTGTTCTACTTCCTCAACGGCGGCGAGGAGCAGATGTTCCTGTCCAGCGCCGACTGGATGGAGCGCAACCTCGACAAGCGCGTCGAGACCTGTTTCCCGGTGGAGGGCAAGAAGCTGATCCTGCGGGTCAAGAAGGAGCTGGAAAGCTACCTCACCGACAACACCCATAGCTGGAGTCTGCAGTCGGATGGCCGTTATATCCGCAACACGCCGACCGGCAACCAGAACCCGCGTAGCGCCCAGGCGACGTTGCTGGATCGTCTGAGCAGCCCGGTGTTGGCGGTGTAG
- the hemB gene encoding porphobilinogen synthase — protein MSFTPANRLFPATRLRRNRRDEFSRRLVRENVLTTDDLILPVFVLDGENRREAVASMPGVERLTIDLLLEEAAKWVELGIPALALFPVTPPGLKSLDAAEAWNPEGIAQRATRALRARFPELGVITDVALDPFTTHGQDGILDEEGYVENDITVDALVRQALSHAEAGAQVVAPSDMMDGRIQAIREALEVAGHVNVRIMAYSAKYASAYYGPFRDAVGSALNLGKANKASYQMDPANSQEALHEVAADLSEGADMVMVKPGMPYLDILCRVKDEFKVPTFVYQVSGEYAMHMAAIQNGWLSEGVILESLTAFKRAGADGILTYFAVRAAQLLREQK, from the coding sequence GTGAGCTTTACCCCCGCCAATCGTCTGTTCCCTGCTACCCGCCTGCGTCGCAATCGCCGTGATGAGTTCTCTCGTCGGCTGGTGCGTGAGAACGTGCTGACCACCGATGACCTGATCCTGCCGGTGTTCGTGCTGGACGGTGAGAACCGGCGCGAAGCGGTGGCATCGATGCCCGGGGTGGAACGCCTGACCATCGACCTGCTGCTCGAAGAAGCCGCCAAGTGGGTGGAGTTGGGTATCCCGGCGCTGGCGCTGTTCCCGGTGACGCCGCCGGGCCTCAAGTCCCTGGACGCTGCCGAAGCCTGGAACCCGGAGGGCATTGCCCAGCGCGCGACCCGTGCCCTGCGCGCACGCTTCCCGGAGCTGGGGGTGATCACCGACGTGGCGCTGGATCCGTTCACCACCCACGGGCAGGATGGCATCCTCGACGAAGAAGGTTACGTGGAGAACGACATCACCGTCGACGCCCTGGTCCGGCAGGCCCTGTCCCACGCCGAGGCCGGTGCCCAGGTGGTGGCGCCGTCGGACATGATGGACGGTCGTATCCAGGCGATCCGCGAGGCCCTCGAAGTGGCCGGGCACGTCAATGTGCGGATCATGGCCTACTCGGCCAAATACGCCAGCGCCTATTACGGCCCGTTCCGCGATGCGGTCGGTTCGGCCCTGAACCTGGGCAAGGCCAACAAGGCCTCTTATCAGATGGACCCGGCCAACAGTCAGGAAGCCTTGCACGAAGTGGCGGCCGACTTGTCAGAAGGGGCAGATATGGTCATGGTCAAGCCGGGCATGCCTTACCTCGACATCCTTTGCCGGGTCAAAGACGAATTCAAAGTGCCGACCTTCGTTTATCAGGTCAGCGGCGAGTACGCCATGCACATGGCGGCGATCCAGAACGGCTGGTTGAGCGAAGGGGTCATCCTCGAGTCCCTGACCGCGTTCAAACGCGCAGGCGCTGATGGGATCCTGACTTACTTTGCCGTGCGTGCGGCCCAATTGTTACGAGAGCAGAAATAG
- a CDS encoding DedA family protein, whose protein sequence is MLQQFLHDFGYLALFIGTFFEGETILVLAGFLAFRGYMDINLVVVVAFCGSYAGDQLWYFLGRRHGRKLLARKPRWQLMGDRALEHIRKHPDIWVLSFRFVYGLRTVMPVAIGLSGYPPGRYLLLNGIGAAIWATALAAAAYHFGAVLEGMLGSIKKYELWVLGALLLLGLCLWLRRRIKNARMAKKALEAERLERTRSDEATTSAEQTGCGSNRAP, encoded by the coding sequence ATGCTCCAGCAATTTCTACATGACTTCGGCTACCTGGCCCTCTTTATCGGCACGTTCTTCGAAGGCGAAACCATCCTCGTGCTCGCAGGTTTCCTGGCGTTCCGTGGCTACATGGACATCAATCTCGTGGTGGTCGTGGCGTTCTGCGGCAGCTATGCGGGTGACCAGCTGTGGTATTTCCTGGGACGCAGGCACGGGCGCAAGCTGCTGGCGCGCAAGCCTCGCTGGCAACTGATGGGGGATCGCGCGCTGGAGCACATCCGCAAGCACCCGGACATCTGGGTCCTGAGTTTCCGCTTCGTCTATGGCCTGCGTACGGTGATGCCGGTGGCGATCGGTCTGTCAGGCTATCCACCGGGACGCTATCTGTTGCTCAACGGCATCGGCGCGGCGATCTGGGCGACCGCATTGGCCGCCGCCGCTTATCACTTCGGCGCAGTCCTCGAAGGCATGCTGGGCAGCATCAAGAAATATGAATTGTGGGTACTCGGCGCGTTGCTGTTGCTGGGCCTGTGCCTGTGGTTGCGCCGTCGCATCAAGAATGCGCGAATGGCGAAAAAGGCCCTCGAAGCCGAGCGGTTGGAGCGAACCAGGTCCGACGAAGCTACGACGTCAGCCGAACAAACCGGTTGCGGCAGTAATAGAGCCCCATGA